In Trifolium pratense cultivar HEN17-A07 linkage group LG7, ARS_RC_1.1, whole genome shotgun sequence, a genomic segment contains:
- the LOC123898575 gene encoding WD repeat-containing protein 25, whose product MDLLCDAYSNSSDEDEEEEKEKPKRQKFSHSFSNPPKPYLPSPSPPSNLHTQALIPGSYVSKRQRASMASITTPHSVPLSSSSFTLSGSISDADIPHNIVALLKSKANGHKNLNLVPDKLSATLSGHTRAVNAIHWSSTHAHLLASAGMDNTICIWNVWSRDKKKACVLNFHNAAVKDVKWSQQGHFMISCGYDCTSRLVDVEKGMETQVFREDQMVGVIKFHPDNSNLFLSGGSKGHIKLWDIRTGKVVHNYNRNLGSILDVEFTMNGKQFISSSDVSGSNISENSIIVWDVARQVPLSNQVYVEAYTCPCVRRHPFDPVFVAQSNGNYIAIFGTTSPYRLNKYKRYENHGVSGFPIKCNFNLDGKKLASGSSDGSIYLYDYQSSKVLKKIKAFDQACLDIAFHPVMPNVIASCSWDGSILVFE is encoded by the exons ATGGATCTTCTGTGCGACGCTTATTCGAATTCCtcagatgaagatgaagaagaagaaaaagaaaaacccaAGCGACAGAAATTTTCCCACAGTTTCTCAAACCCACCAAAACCCTATCTCCCTTCTCCTTCTCCTCCTTCCAACCTCCATACACAAGCTCTCATTCCAGGTAGCTACGTTTCCAAACGACAACGCGCATCTATGGCTTCCATCACTACTCCCCACTCTGTTCCCCTTTCATCATCTTCCTTCACACTCTCTG GGAGTATCTCGGATGCTGATATACCCCATAACATTGTAGCATTGTTGAAAAGTAAAGCAAATGGTCATAAAAACCTGAACTTGGTACCTGACAAGCTATCTGCAACTCTATCTGGACATACAAGAGCTGTCAATGCTATACATTGGTCATCAACTCATG CTCACCTCCTTGCATCTGCTGGGATGGACAATACCATTTGTATATGGAACGTATGGAGCAGAGATAAGAAGAAAGCATGTGTGCTAAACTTCCACAATGCTGCAGTGAAAGATGTAAAGTGGTCTCAACAGGGGCACTTCATGATTTCTTGTGGGTATGATTGCACATCAAGGTTGGTTGATGTTGAAAAGGGGATGGAAACCCAGGTTTTCAGAGAAGACCAAATGGTTGGAGTTATAAAATTCCACCCAGACAATTCAAACCTCTTCCTTTCTGGGGGATCAAAGGGACATATTAAACTATGGGATATCAGAACTGGAAAAGTTGTGCATAACTACAATCGAAATTTAGGATCTATTCTAGATGTTGAATTTACAATGAATGGGAAGCAATTCATTTCTTCTAGTGATGTATCTGGGAGTAATATCAGTGAGAATTCGATTATTGTTTGGGATGTGGCAAGACAGGTACCATTGTCTAATCAG GTTTATGTGGAAGCTTATACTTGCCCCTGTGTTAGACGGCACCCCTTTGATCCAGTTTTTGTTGCGCAGTCTAACGGGAATTATATTGCAATCTTTGGTACAACCTCACCGTACAGACTCAACAAATATAAGAGATATGAGAACCATGGAGTTTCTGGGTTCCCAATTAAGTGCAATTTCAACTTGGATGGGAAGAAGCTTGCATCTGGCTCTTCAGATGGATCTATTTACCTTTATGATTATCAGTCCTCCaaagttttgaagaaaataaaggcCTTTGATCAAGCATGCTTGGACATTGCCTTTCACCCAGTTATGCCTAATGTTATTGCTTCATGCTCATGGGATGGAAGTATTTTGGTATTTGAGTAG